The window gttcaTTCGCCAGCGCGGCGTCCGTGCAACTATCTATATATCGGCAATAAGAAAATCTGGTTAGCGTTCAATACAAACCCGCAAGCCTTGAAGAATTCGGCGGCGGAGGGATTGTGCGTGAGCGCAGTGAGACGCACGCAACGCATGTGGGTGGCGCGGGCAAGCTTCTCCAGCACGCTGAGGACGCGCTGGCCGAGCCCGCGACGACGCCCGCCCTTCTCTACCTGCACCTCGTaactgtttataatattaattatattattcacTTAAACTAAACCTAAACTAAATTTCTTTTCTTTGTcttatcactcttgtcagagcggtcgtggtcgtcatacaatatcattgctgtgggcagattaATCGTCACttctcccggtttgtggtgagcctggtacactcaggTAAACACCCGACTTgacttggtcggtccatcgcataaGAAACCTTCTACATAcaaattaatctatactaatattataaagaggaaagatttgtatgtttgtttgttttgaataggctccgaaactactgaaccgatctgaaaaattctttcactatttggaagctacactattccctaCTGAAAAAAatcagggatccttactaaaactccaatgatgtaacccaaggtgtaaaaaaaatacctaaaatattctttagatcattatttacaaaaagtgtcgtaaCAGCATatatttaactattatagttatgtcgtaataggtgttcttttattttttttaataaaacaacgtcaaatatcgttgaaatttttgttaaagacccgagcggagccggagcgggccgctagtcaaaTATAATCTGATGATCTCAAATGAAATATAACactttatatacatacataatcatTACTAGAAGTTCACTAAAAAGAAAATTGCGTGTTTATGTGACTTTGACATGGCCCGCTTGATATGAGTGGCCATAGTAGTTCATGAATATCACCAAGGTCGGAGACACAGCGAAACCACCACCTACCGTATACATTACAAACACAATAGATTAAATCGAGGAGTGGaaggctatttgatttaagcgacatttatctttgtaattaaaggtcctttttatttggtactagcgacccgcccacgcttcgcttcggaaactgtaatttattattgatttctctactatttaatggatgttattatacatataaaatttcctcttcaatcactatatctattaaaaaaaaccgcatcaaaatccgttgcgtggttttaaagatttaagcatacatagggacagttatagggacagagaaagcgactttgttctatactatgtagtgattagcatcaacaatacgatgtttttaattgacctgtaattaagtttactccattcaaatagttgaagaactttttatgatattttttccaaaatttaaatgGCTCTTGTAAagctgcaaaaatgtcgcttaaatcaaacagcctttcacccctcgatatgtataTTTCCGCGCATCTCTTGAAATAAACTAAATTCAATTCACcccagaatttattcaaattcaaacaaTGTTCAACAAATTTctcaagtttaaaaaaaatgaattcgaAATCTTCTGAAGCAAGAATGCGTTCTGTGCAATGTCACTGACATTCTGGTACTCTGATAACAGCTTCACCGGTTCTTTGTGGTTTTCTCGCTAAAACTTATTACACCTCATAGacttttgaagtcatcgtggcctaaaggataagacgtccggtgcattcgtgttgaagcgatgcaccggtgttcgaatcccgcaggcgggtaccaatttttctaatgaaatacgtactaaattcacgattgacttccacggtgaaggaataacatcgtgtaataacaatcaaaccagcaaaattataatttgcgtaattactggtgatagaacttcttgtgagtccgcacgagtaggtaccaccctgcctatttctaccgtgaagcagtaatgcgtttcggtttgaagggtggggcagccgtcgtaactatactgagaccttataactcatatctcaaggtgagtggcggcatttacgtcgtagatgtctatgggctccattacttaactacttaacaccaggtgggctttaagctcgtccacgcatcaatgcaataaaataaaataaaaaaagcttcgcACGAGTTGTTTCGCACagtgttcagtgtgcttagtgcgagttttttaacgttatcaaTAGCGTAGTTAACTAAAATCTGTATGCAGTTTGACCAGCGCTCCTAgcagcaaacgtaggcaaacgttccaactctatacaaatttgagttaacttttacgctatcgagaacgttaaaaaactcacactaagcacactggtataCGAGCAGTCACACTGCGAATGGGACAACTGAAAAGCCAAGGGTATCTTTTCTAGATAGGTAGGCTTTTCTTTGATCGAACTGGGAAGCTATACAACAGTTATAACAACAGAACGACAATACTCACCGGACGCTGTCTAATCGAATGTAAACTATTAGTTTGTTGAAATAAGCTCCATCCATTTACAAATGTGATTGTGTACGTAATGTAAACAAAGTCGTAGTCTAATTATAAATGCTGTCACCAAAAAAATAGGAAACATAAATGTCTCAACGCCAAGTTCAACGGTCTTTTATGTCATTTTTAATAtcgatttatttctttttaaaataatgctttaGTTTAAGGGTGTCAACCGAACGATCATAAACAAAACGCAGTGTATGTGCTATAAGAGTTTTTCGTTATAAAGGAGTTCAAAGTGTTTCCAAAGGATTATGCAGTTATCAATAAGGGTGACGTCAAATGCAATGTACGCAACGGGCACTTGATATTTCTAGTCACACACGATTTCGAACATCGGAGAGATGCGGGTGGCGTGGCTGCTGTGGTTAGCGACGGTCGCACGCGCTGCTCGTCTGCTCGTGGTGCTGCCCACAAACACTAAGAGCCATTACGCCATGTATAGCAGGCTTATTGAGGCGCTAGCGAAAAGGGACCATCAACTTACCGTTATCACACACTTCCCTGTGGTAAGTATTTGGGAATTGTAACTAAGAAACCGATATGAGCCGTGTAAAACTTTGCTCTTAATAATTAAAGAgtgtttcttttctttttcaaaaaatttcGAACCTTGACAGTTTAAAcctctaatattataaaactttataatattttcatttgttaTATTAAAGGGACACCCCGTTTTCTCACAAAAGCTTTCGTTTTTAATGTAAGAAATGTAGCGTATCGTATTTAATGTAGAAAGAATGTTACAACGGTATTAagctatttttattgcactaaatGAGTATACGAGCTTTTATTatgaaggaaaaaaaactataattattttgaGAATTTTAATTGCCTCctgaattattatattattataataaattcataataattgagtatgaaataaaacttttttagttaataattgacattattaaatatataaaacgaATTTATATTACGAAACGAGAGTTGAGTCCCAAGTTATGTGGAGATTTGAATGTATAGATACGGAAGTGTTTGTGATATGTGATAAATATTTGCCGCCAGAACCATAGACGTATTTCTTCTTAAAAGTTTCTCTGTGCTCGTAAAATAGTCACTTATCCCTAACTAAAGTTCTAAATGCAGAGGCGGTtttgtacaaaaaatttaacgCTTGCCACAACCCACTTTGGTGTATTTGGTCGAAGTTTAGAAGAAGTCTTGCAATGCGGCCTGCCAGTACATTCAGTCAGTGGGGTGTGTagatgaattaataaaaaatggttGTGTCGTCCATATCATTGGCATTTTGCCGAACCAAATTTACAAAGCACTTACGGAGTACTTAAACTGTATTTATTAAGCGAACCATTAGTGATAAGACAGCGCCATAAGACCAAAATATCAtctatatttgtaaatatcctattatttaaaaacaacaagatATTTTACAATAGATATGGACCCTTTTAGGTTTTATCGCGTATACACAGGTAGGTTAATGAACATCATAATATGgatgccgccatctaccttaAGGCATGATTGCTTGAACCATAAGGTCAAAACCTCCGTTGTATTGTGTCATAGCGGTCTCATCCTAAAATCGAAAAGTATGATTACTTCGTCACGAAAATCGGCATTATTGTGGCACACACCCGCGCTGGTATAATTCATAGAAAATGCGCTTTGACATATATAAAAAGTCATGGGGCAGTGCTATTCTAAGCCTAAGTATAGTTTTCTTTTATAATCTATCTAGCTACACGTTATAATTTGTTTCAGGACGCACCGCAACctaacattaatcaaataagcTTAGCTGGAACAATACCGGAGATCACTAATAATCTTACAAGAAAATATGATTCTTTGAAGCCGAACTTCATCCGCAATTTGGAACAAATCATCAGTGAATGCGTTAATGCTTGCGAAACAGTAGTACAGCAAGATTCCTTCAAAGAGTTACTTAATTCGACCGCTTCTTTTGATTTAATTATCGTAGAAGTCTTCGGAAGTGATTGTTTTTTACCTTTAGGTCATAGATTCCGGGCCCCCGTTGTCGGATTATTGTCTAGCGTCCCGCTACCTTGGGTCAATGATTACCTTGGCAACCCAGAAACAGCGTCTTACATACCGTCCTACATGATGGGTTATGGACAACACATGAGCCTATGGGAACGATTATCAAACACAATAGCTATTATATTAGCTAAGATTTTATACACATACAAATCAAGGATTCCTTCACAagtgaatattaaatttaatatttttttatgagtagAAGAATGAGATAATAGTCTGTGAGGTTAATGTAGTGACATTTGTTCAAGAAACCCGGCGTATACAACGCCATTCCATCCATACCATATGCCATACCATTCTATCATCCATATGTAGTATTAATATCCTCATCAAGCTCTTGAAACAACGTGCTGGTCATTCCTACTGTCCTGCCTAATTATGCCGGACAGAAATAATGAATTCCAGTTAAATAGGATAAAGACTGCCCCTATCCAAATATAATCAATAAGACTATGTCATTAGTCATTAGTGACTCAAGTCACTAATGTGATGTGAATGGGATACGGTAACCTAAATACCAAGTTGGCCGTGTCTTCCCTTGTCCATTTATGATTACGCTTACCAATACAGCGATTTAACTCCCAAACCAAATCATTTGATTTCCTCCTGAAAAGCCCGTCTTATGAACCACGGGGAATCTACGTTCAGCAATGGGAGCCTATTTCTCTAATTATAGCATTAGGGATGACATCTGATTCTGAGTTTGTGTTAAATCGATTAATATAATTGCAGGTGATAGTAGACAGAGTCTTCGGACATGGAAATAACTTACAAAAGCTCGCGAAAAACTACAGTGTGATTTTATCTAACAGTCACTTTAGCATTAACGAAGTCCGACCTCTTGTGCCTGGTCTAGTAGAAGTAGGCGGTCTACATTTGGATCACAGTCAAACACTTCCTAAGGTGagtaaagtttttaaataatgttg of the Bombyx mori chromosome 25, ASM3026992v2 genome contains:
- the UGT47A1 gene encoding UDP-glycosyltransferase UGT47A1 precursor, with amino-acid sequence MRVAWLLWLATVARAARLLVVLPTNTKSHYAMYSRLIEALAKRDHQLTVITHFPVDAPQPNINQISLAGTIPEITNNLTRKYDSLKPNFIRNLEQIISECVNACETVVQQDSFKELLNSTASFDLIIVEVFGSDCFLPLGHRFRAPVVGLLSSVPLPWVNDYLGNPETASYIPSYMMGYGQHMSLWERLSNTIAIILAKILYTYKSRIPSQVIVDRVFGHGNNLQKLAKNYSVILSNSHFSINEVRPLVPGLVEVGGLHLDHSQTLPKNMKKLLDASTDGVIYWSFGSMSRIETIPSEKLSGIFEAISELPQLVFVKMDRRRLTKNITVPDNVYTMDWIPQYATLCHPNVKLFISHGGLLGTQEAVACGVPMLMVPLYADQALNSQSMFDKNVARILDLHEADKYEWKRALHDLLSNKKYRENSKTLKEIFLDRPINPLDMGVYWIEYVLRYRGAPHMRSPALDLSLSQYLLFDVIIINITITIVSVFILHALFKYLCTKCIKWCPKEKIVIEKRLFKNNVTLFVCLLRKCKVKIN